One window of the Camarhynchus parvulus chromosome 2, STF_HiC, whole genome shotgun sequence genome contains the following:
- the ODF1 gene encoding outer dense fiber protein 1 — MSHCYFQEDSMQGLRHINRQMRLLDLRLQLLRERLCSARLNRCLLSCCCLPQPCFRRKPACLAARNERTKRLGMMLNSCSGQNLALIDVKGFDPRDITVTVKDGKVTVSAERKVECNTGLSKTSNYKKFVKEFCLPPGVCDKEVTYSVESKCLPPPKCCPYLCPY, encoded by the exons ATGTCGCACTGTTACTTCCAGGAGGACAGCATGCAGGGCCTGCGGCACATCAACAGGCAGATGAGGCTGCTGGACCTGCGGCTGCAGCTGCTCCGGGAGAGGCTGTGCTCGGCCCGCCTGAACCGCTgcctcctttcctgctgctgcctgccccagccctgcttccgGAGAAAGCCTGCCTGCCTCGCTGCGAGAAATGAGAG AACAAAAAGACTTGGCATGATGTTGAACTCGTGCAGTGGTCAAAACTTGGCTTTGATCGATGTGAAGGGTTTTGACCCCAGAGACATCACGGTGACGGTGAAGGACGGGAAGGTGACGGTGTCAGCGGAGCGCAAGGTGGAGTGCAACACCGGCCTGTCAAAGACCAGTAACTACAAAAAGTTCGTGAAGGAATTCTGCCTGCCGCCAGGGGTGTGTGACAAGGAGGTGACATACTCCGTGGAATCCAAGTGCCTCCCGCCACCCAAGTGCTGCCCTTATCTCTGCCCttactga